A genomic window from Emys orbicularis isolate rEmyOrb1 chromosome 8, rEmyOrb1.hap1, whole genome shotgun sequence includes:
- the LOC135882362 gene encoding LOW QUALITY PROTEIN: nucleophosmin-like (The sequence of the model RefSeq protein was modified relative to this genomic sequence to represent the inferred CDS: inserted 2 bases in 1 codon): protein MEDSMDMESMGPLRPQTFLFGCELKADKEYHFKVHDEENEHQLSLRTVSLSAGAKDELHVIEAEALDYEGNPIKVTLASLKMSVQPTVSLGGFEITPPVVLRLKCGSGPVHVSGQHLVALEEEPESDDEDEVKILNTSAKRPASGIAAKTPQKKSKIVXEDDDDEDEDDEDEDEDDDDLDEEEEEKIPMKKPARDLSAKNTPKSKQNGKDSKPSTPASKSKTPASNKKENKPQSPKSPKVPLSLEEIKAKMQATIEKGSALPKVEAKFVNYVKNCFRTQDQKVIQALWQWRQTL, encoded by the exons ATGGAGGACAGCATGGACATGGAGAGCATGGGCCCCCTGCGCCCTCAGACCTTCCTCTTCGGTTGTGAACTAAAGGCAGATAAGGAGTATCACTTCAAGGTGCATGATGAGGAAAATGAACACCAGTTGTCACTGAGAACAGTCAGTTTAAGCGCTGGTGCCAAAGATGAATTACACGTTATAGAAGCAGAGGCATTGGACTATGAAGGGAACCCTATTAAAGTCACACTGGcatctttgaaaatgtcagtacAGCCTACGGTTTCTTTAGGTGGCTTCGAGATTACACCTCCAGTCGTTTTGAGGTTGAAATGTGGTTCAGGGCCCGTTCATGTCAGTGGCCAGCATCTTGTAGCATTAGAGGAAGAACCAGAGTCTGACGATGAAGATGAAGTGAAGATATTAAACACTTCAGCAAAGAGACCAGCAAGCGGAATAGCAGCTAAAACTCCacagaaaaaaagcaaaattgt agaagatgatgatgatgaggatgaagatgatgaggatgaggatgaagatgatgatgatttagatgaagaggaagaagagaagattcCAATGAAGAAACCTGCCCGGGATTTGTCAGCAAAAAATACTCCGAAATCAAAGCAGAATGGAAAAGATTCTAAGCCGTCCACACCAGCGTCTAAATCAAAAACTCCGGCAtctaataaaaaggaaaataaaccaCAAAGTCCAAAATCACCAAAAGTACCCCTTTCACTAGAGGAGATTAAAGCAAAGATGCAGGCAACCATAGAAAAGGGTTCTGCCCTTCCTAAAGTGGAAGCCAAATTTGTCAACTATGTTAAGAATTGTTTCCGGACACAGGACCAGAAGGTTATTCAAGCTCTCTGGCAGTGGAGACAGACTCTGTAA